In the genome of Afipia felis ATCC 53690, the window AAAGCTGTCCGTTTTGGCTGAAAAAATGGAGGCCCGTCTTGGCATAGGCGGTCTGGCCGGGCAAGGCGGGAATCGGCCAGACTGGGGCACGGCTGGCGGTTCACGCCCACGCCTTCATTCCCGGCCGACGGGGCGGGAATAGACGTGTTTTCACGGTGTTATAGCTGACAACGCAATTCTGCTGCCCGGCGAACCGCTTGCAGGCCCAAGACAGGTCCATGACCAGCTTCACATGACCAGCTTCCGCGACAGCGTCGAAACCATGATCCCCGCGCTGCGCCGCTATGCGCGCGCCCTGACGCGCGACACCGATATGGCCGATGACCTCGTGCAGGACACGCTGGTGCGGGCGCTGCGCTCGGAGAAATTGTTTCTGGGCGGCGACCTGCGTGCGTGGCTCTATACGATCCTGACAAACCTCAACCGCAACCGCCGCCGCTCGCTGGCGCGCCGGCCGGTTCTGACCGAGTTGCATGATA includes:
- a CDS encoding sigma-70 family RNA polymerase sigma factor is translated as MTSFRDSVETMIPALRRYARALTRDTDMADDLVQDTLVRALRSEKLFLGGDLRAWLYTILTNLNRNRRRSLARRPVLTELHDTPEPSGTEAEGRDIARALATLPEEQRAVLLLVALEGLSYRDVADIQGVPMGTVMSRLARARAQIRSILEGERPVLRRVK